A single genomic interval of Corvus cornix cornix isolate S_Up_H32 chromosome 11, ASM73873v5, whole genome shotgun sequence harbors:
- the LOC104691777 gene encoding agouti-related protein gives MLNVLLLCCGLLQGIQAVLDLRTADLSCGHLQKASGGLEGVDRARHTSLQRKVKEVSAEPAGTLPRLGFEQMALRVQEADGDLVQRGSLLEPQASSTELQAAGREERSPRRCVRLLESCLGHQIPCCDPCATCYCRFFNAFCYCRKISTNFPCGKN, from the exons ATGCTGAACgtgttgctgctgtgctgtgggctgctgcaggggatCCAGGCTGTCCTGGATCTCAGGACTGCTGACCTCAGCTGTGGCCACCTGCAGAAGGCGAGTGGTGGGCTGGAGGGGGTGGACAGAGCCCGCCACACCAGCCTGCAGCGGAAAGTCAAGGAGGTGTCTGCGGAGCCGGCAG GAACTCTCCCAAGGCTGGGGTTTGAGCAGATGGCCCTGAGGGTCCAAGAAGCTGATGGTGACCTTGTGCAGAGAGGCAGCCTGCTGGAACCACAG GCATCATCCACAGAACTGCAAGCTGCAGGCCGTGAGGAGCGCTCCCCCCGCCGCTGCGTCCGTCTCCTGGAGTCCTGCCTCGGCCACCAGATCCCCTGCTGCGACCCCTGTGCCACCTGCTACTGCCGCTTCTTCAACGCCTTTTGCTACTGCCGGAAAATCAGCACCAACTTCCCCTGCGGCAAGAACTAA
- the LOC104691877 gene encoding SNF-related serine/threonine-protein kinase-like, which produces MAGAQGCGEGKIAGLYDLERTLGKGHFAVVKLARHVFTGQRVAVKVIDKSKLAGEAAGQLLQEVRCMKLVQHPNVVRLYEVIDTHAKLYLILELGDGGDMFDHIMRHEGGLTEPRAKHYFAQIVHAISYCHKLHVVHRDLKPENVVFFQEQGVVKLTDFGFSNRFQPGKMLTTSCGSLAYSAPEILLGDEYDAPAVDIWSLGVILYMLVCGHPPFQEANDSETLTMIMDCRYTVPPHISAQCADLISRMLQRDPKQRASLEQIEGHTWLQGVDPSPASRSLLPLTSHKRVSEEEHEIILQAMICGNIADRDTIQEALEANRYNHITATYFLLAERMLREKQEKQGHRLSLVYNLAKEVQSRPNLSDTFGSVGSTGSLLPFTETSSLVGGSRLPPGGDIGGRQPTGTLLKAPAVDTTITKSTPALQQICEEEEEDEEEEERPSAMERKSSSLNQEQMRAFLRAHRLPGRGEVWGPGVELGGRSGRSGAAWAGKGVSGARGPLVLRGNGAEPPRREEDTELGGSSAEFPEERGAVLSPQSSRVSQVLGAETTPATVPSGADTPPVQGEQTSPARQSVEGSGPEGGAESVIKLDPGKSKGGSLRDRLLQFPLCEKALAFKLRPGSKESLLSLGQFNCCHVI; this is translated from the exons ATGGCCGGGGCACAGGGCTGCGGCGAGGGCAAGATTGCGGGGCTGTATGACCTGGAGCGCACGCTGGGCAAGGGCCACTTTGCGGTGGTGAAGCTGGCCCGGCACGTCTTCACCGGGCAACGCGTGGCCGTCAAAGTGATCGACAAGAGCAAGCTGGCGGGGGAGGCAGcggggcagctcctgcaggaggtGCGCTGCATGAAGCTGGTGCAGCACCCCAATGTGGTGCGCCTCTACGAGGTCATCGACACCCACGCCAAGCTCTACCTTATCCTGGAGCTGGGCGACGGCGGGGACATGTTTGACCACATCATGCGGCACGAGGGCGGCCTGACTGAGCCGCGGGCCAAGCACTACTTTGCCCAGATTGTCCACGCCATCTCCTATTGCCACAAGCTCCACGTGGTGCACCGCGACCTCAAGCCCGAGAACGTGGTCTTCTTCCAGGAGCAAGGGGTGGTCAAACTCACCGACTTTGGCTTCAGCAACCGCTTCCAGCCCGGCAAGATGCTCACCACCAGCTGTGGCTCCCTGGCGTACTCAGCACCAGAGATCCTGCTTGGGGACGAGTACGATGCCCCGGCTGTTG ACATCTGGAGCCTGGGGGTCATCCTCTACATGCTGGTGTGTGGCCACCCCCCCTTCCAGGAGGCCAATGACAGCGAGACCCTCACCATGATCATGGACTGCCGCTACACCGTCCCCCCGCACATCTCGGCACAGTGCGCTGA TCTCATCTCCAGGATGCTGCAGCGGGACCCGAAGCAACGAGCATCCCTGGAGCAGATCGAGGGCCACACGTGGCTGCAGGGGGTGGACCCGTCCCCTGCCAGCcgctccctgctgcccctcacGTCCCACAAGCGCGTTTCTGAGGAGGAGCACGAGATCATCCTCCAGGCCATGATATGCGGGAACATTGCAGATCGGGACACCATCCAGGA GGCGCTGGAAGCCAACCGCTACAACCACATCACGGCCACGTATTTCCTGCTGGCGGAGAGGATGCTGcgggagaagcaggagaagcagggcCACCGCCTCAGCCTCGTCTACAACCTGGCCAAGGAGGTGCAGAGCAG GCCCAACTTGTCAGACACATTTGGCTCTGTGGGCAGCACCGGCAGCCTCCTGCCCTTCACGGAGACAAGCAGCCTCGTCGGGGGGTCCCGACTGCCCCCCGGAGGGGACATTGGCGGCCGGCAGCCCACCGGGACCCTGCTGAAGGCCCCTGCCGTTGACACAACCATCACCAAGAGCACCCCGGCCCTGCAGCAGAtctgtgaggaggaagaggaggacgaggaggaggaggagaggccCAGCGCCATggagaggaagagcagctcGCTGAATCAGGAGCAGATGCGAGCCTTCCTGCGTGCCCACCGCCTGCCCGGCCGCGGGGAGGTCTGGGGGCCGGGGGTGGAGCTGGGCGGCCGGAGCGGGCGCTCGGGGGCGgcctgggctgggaagggagtgAGCGGGGCCCGGGGTCCCCTGGTGCTGCGGGGAAATGGAGCTGAGCCCCCGAGGAGGGAGGAGGACACAGAACTTGGGGGCTCCTCGGCAGAGTTCCCCGAGGAAAGGGGAGCTGTCCTGTcacctcagagcagcagagttTCCCAGGTTTTGGGGGCAGAGACGACCCCTGCCACCGTCCCAAGTGGTGCAGACACGCCTCCAGTGCAGGGGGAACAGACCAGCCCGGCCCGGCAGTCGGTGGAGGGCTCAGGCCCTGAAGGGGGCGCAGAGAGTGTGATCAAGCTGGACCCGGGCAAGAGCAAGGGGGGCAGCCTGCGGGACAGGCTCCTGCAGTTCCCGCTCTGCGAGAAAGCCCTGGCCTTCAAACTCCGCCCGGGCTCCAAGGAGAGCCTCCTCTCGCTGGGGCAGTTCAACTGCTGCCATGTCATTTAA